A region from the Kineothrix sp. IPX-CK genome encodes:
- a CDS encoding LysR family transcriptional regulator, which translates to MTFRHFQIFIAVCDTMNMTAAARKLYMSQSAVSQAVGEMERHYDVRLFERLSKKLYLTQAGEQLIGYARHIIRVNLDAEQNMRDLSENEVVRIGASVTIGTCVLPGLTSEIMRTYPQLTLKVEIGNTEQVKKLLFQDKLDIGLVEGDVDSEDLINSPFMRDTLVLICAKSHPFAMRSSINSREMEQENFILREVGSGTRKIFEDKMKEKQLHWNCTWTCSNADSIKAAVAEGIGISVISKRYVTAEAEAGILCMVDIDDLVFERDFKVIYHKNKYLTHSMNCFINVCNHRLARSHTVG; encoded by the coding sequence ATGACGTTTCGCCATTTTCAGATTTTTATTGCAGTTTGCGACACGATGAACATGACTGCTGCGGCCCGCAAACTGTACATGTCACAATCCGCAGTCAGCCAGGCTGTTGGGGAAATGGAACGGCATTATGATGTGCGTTTGTTTGAACGTTTGTCCAAAAAGCTGTATCTTACACAGGCGGGGGAACAGCTTATAGGCTATGCCCGCCATATTATCCGGGTGAATTTGGACGCAGAGCAGAATATGCGCGACTTGAGTGAGAACGAGGTTGTGCGTATCGGAGCGAGCGTAACGATTGGGACATGTGTGCTGCCGGGGCTCACATCAGAGATTATGCGGACATATCCTCAGCTTACATTGAAGGTCGAGATAGGGAATACGGAGCAGGTGAAGAAATTGCTTTTCCAAGATAAGCTGGACATAGGCCTTGTGGAAGGCGACGTAGATTCGGAGGATCTGATAAATTCCCCTTTTATGCGGGATACCTTAGTGTTGATCTGCGCGAAAAGCCATCCTTTTGCCATGCGCAGCAGTATCAACTCACGGGAGATGGAGCAGGAAAATTTTATTCTGCGGGAAGTCGGAAGCGGAACGCGTAAGATTTTTGAAGATAAGATGAAAGAAAAGCAGCTTCATTGGAATTGCACATGGACATGCAGCAATGCGGACTCTATCAAAGCAGCAGTTGCTGAAGGGATCGGCATTTCTGTCATATCAAAACGCTATGTCACAGCAGAAGCGGAGGCGGGGATACTCTGCATGGTCGATATTGACGATCTCGTCTTTGAGCGCGATTTTAAAGTGATTTACCATAAAAACAAGTATTTGACCCATTCCATGAATTGTTTTATAAATGTCTGCAACCATCGCTTGGCAAGGTCACACACGGTCGGATAA
- a CDS encoding helix-turn-helix transcriptional regulator yields MENKKIFVYPHIDMKKTGSWLRCICKQRRVSVRDLQEALHISSNQAIYDWFNGKTLPSLDNFYALSKLLKISMEKLIIADRFTQVCYLLDSVKEDKQSYRLITYYFLVSKTYLDDMHRHSL; encoded by the coding sequence ATGGAGAATAAAAAAATCTTTGTATATCCGCATATCGATATGAAGAAAACCGGCAGCTGGCTGCGTTGTATATGCAAGCAGCGGCGGGTTTCTGTGAGAGATTTGCAGGAGGCACTCCACATTTCTTCTAATCAGGCGATCTACGATTGGTTTAACGGGAAGACTCTGCCGTCATTGGACAACTTTTATGCTTTGAGCAAGCTGCTGAAGATTTCCATGGAGAAACTGATTATTGCCGACCGGTTCACACAGGTGTGCTATCTTCTGGATTCTGTGAAAGAAGATAAACAAAGTTATAGATTAATAACCTATTATTTCCTTGTCTCCAAGACATACTTGGATGACATGCATCGTCATTCTCTGTAA
- a CDS encoding class I SAM-dependent methyltransferase, producing the protein MQNEKLKIPEISETLFIPLAARADETLRVDGVIRDDKAVEFLKRADTANLIVSGGSISTLGILARTKTIDEETSKILSCASKAVIVNLGAGLDTRYDRISRKGVEWYDLDLPETIELRKQFTGESHLHFIAKSVLDESWTDEIKIEEDDAVIVIAEGLLMYFEEKDVQKILRKIAEAFPGADIFFDVVHPFFINKGISSKFLWGIDKAKDLEKLDSHIELVKSWSIGSLLKKRQPWILRMLNILPSTRKRSQIIHLKIKESDFK; encoded by the coding sequence ATGCAGAATGAAAAACTAAAAATACCTGAAATTTCAGAGACATTATTTATACCATTGGCGGCTCGGGCTGACGAAACATTGCGAGTGGACGGTGTGATTCGTGATGATAAGGCGGTGGAATTCCTGAAGAGAGCGGATACGGCGAATCTCATAGTGAGCGGCGGAAGTATATCCACTCTGGGGATTTTAGCCCGTACAAAGACTATAGATGAGGAAACCTCTAAAATATTGTCCTGTGCTTCAAAAGCTGTTATCGTAAATTTAGGGGCAGGACTGGATACAAGATATGATAGAATTTCCCGTAAAGGGGTGGAATGGTACGACTTGGACTTGCCGGAGACGATAGAACTTAGGAAGCAGTTTACCGGTGAAAGTCATCTTCATTTTATTGCGAAGTCTGTTTTGGATGAAAGCTGGACTGATGAGATTAAAATAGAGGAAGACGATGCGGTAATAGTCATAGCGGAAGGTCTGCTCATGTATTTTGAGGAAAAAGATGTACAAAAAATTCTCCGGAAGATAGCGGAGGCCTTTCCCGGGGCAGATATATTTTTTGATGTAGTGCACCCCTTTTTCATAAATAAGGGAATCAGCAGCAAGTTCCTATGGGGGATAGACAAGGCAAAAGATTTAGAAAAGCTGGACTCTCATATCGAATTAGTAAAGTCGTGGAGCATTGGGAGCTTGCTAAAGAAACGCCAGCCATGGATTTTGCGGATGTTAAACATCCTGCCTTCTACGAGAAAACGTAGCCAGATTATTCACCTTAAAATAAAAGAAAGCGATTTCAAATAA
- a CDS encoding TetR/AcrR family transcriptional regulator translates to MPRFSDTEREKIKQKLLTEGERLFTAYGLKKVTIDDLAAAANIAKASFYKFYEGKEYLYLDIVQKAQADVFTNLEKMLDENKAYSARERVKQVFLKMYELMLEYPILCQINSANIEMISRKVSAQRLAEFTAQNMDAVYVLVRRGIPFAYSTKIVSTVFSALYGVWTGLQGEDDEMKQQVINIILNGVIEQMVEENKDAE, encoded by the coding sequence ATGCCGCGCTTTAGCGATACCGAAAGAGAGAAGATCAAGCAAAAGCTTTTAACGGAAGGGGAACGTTTATTTACAGCATACGGGTTAAAGAAAGTGACCATCGATGATTTGGCGGCGGCGGCTAATATTGCCAAGGCTTCCTTCTATAAATTTTATGAGGGGAAGGAATACCTTTATCTGGACATCGTTCAAAAGGCTCAAGCGGATGTCTTTACTAACCTGGAAAAGATGCTGGATGAAAATAAAGCGTATTCTGCCAGAGAACGGGTAAAGCAGGTTTTTTTAAAAATGTATGAGCTTATGCTGGAATATCCAATCTTATGTCAGATAAATTCTGCAAATATTGAAATGATATCGAGAAAGGTATCTGCACAGAGATTAGCAGAGTTCACAGCACAGAATATGGATGCTGTTTATGTCCTTGTACGGCGTGGAATTCCATTTGCATATAGTACAAAGATAGTTTCGACAGTATTTAGTGCGTTATATGGTGTATGGACCGGCTTACAGGGTGAAGACGATGAAATGAAACAACAAGTAATAAATATAATTCTGAATGGAGTTATTGAGCAGATGGTAGAGGAGAATAAAGATGCAGAGTAA
- a CDS encoding MutS-related protein, with amino-acid sequence MQSNFRLLYPPGYEKNSHNTMKNFDFIHTLQIDTMIVLINESYLGLQKLSLEDYFTTDTEVLFYRLAIVNDIIGNPYLYEVFCRAINLIRNIHDVSCTMSSDFTVEASLGVIRYLEMYEEIVELFAGGLKGLSPESEGMRFFKEQIESIKESDDYKSLCAELSGMEVRLGTIKSISVGINLDETLRVKDAGLLSVESTLYHEGTIIEKLLKKNPQDSFSLMAPLYPLPKGLTKEELKSINYGVKSALNTIFYKSLHSFEPLIQKYYRSSTSFFVSLLDDIRFLTAGVGFILSMKELGLPMCRPQIAPMQAKKCDLENVYNPALARKSIEQRIVSNSFAFDEKGRFYLVTGPNHGGKSIFAYSIGMAQALFQLGLFVPSESALMSPVSGIYTHFPSSDENNYGKGRLESECSRLGAIMEELTDTDMLLMDETFSSTSGLEAGYIASEVLTGIGAIGCGGMFVTHIHDLTQQIDIYNGHPQNKGKIDNLVKGKIDNLVAQMDSERDGSRSYKISRTTPDGLSYAKDIAGRYGLHLENIIKNLE; translated from the coding sequence ATGCAGAGTAATTTTCGTTTGCTATATCCCCCGGGTTATGAGAAAAACTCCCATAACACCATGAAAAACTTTGATTTTATCCACACTCTTCAAATCGATACGATGATCGTTTTGATCAATGAAAGTTATCTGGGGCTGCAGAAGCTTTCATTGGAAGATTACTTTACGACGGACACGGAAGTATTATTCTATCGCCTTGCCATTGTGAACGACATAATCGGCAATCCCTATTTATATGAGGTCTTTTGCAGGGCGATCAATTTAATCCGTAATATCCACGACGTGTCATGTACTATGAGCAGTGACTTTACGGTGGAAGCGTCACTGGGTGTTATCCGGTATCTGGAGATGTATGAAGAAATCGTGGAATTATTCGCCGGCGGGCTAAAGGGTCTGTCGCCGGAATCCGAAGGAATGCGGTTTTTCAAGGAACAGATAGAAAGCATTAAGGAAAGCGATGACTATAAAAGCCTGTGCGCTGAGCTTTCCGGGATGGAAGTAAGGCTCGGAACGATTAAAAGCATTTCAGTTGGAATAAATCTGGATGAGACTCTTCGGGTAAAGGATGCCGGGTTGCTTTCTGTGGAAAGTACGCTCTATCACGAAGGAACCATTATAGAAAAGCTGCTTAAGAAAAATCCGCAGGACAGCTTCTCCTTGATGGCACCTTTATATCCGTTGCCGAAAGGTCTGACAAAGGAAGAACTGAAATCGATTAACTATGGGGTAAAGTCCGCGTTGAACACAATTTTCTACAAATCCTTACATAGCTTTGAGCCGCTTATTCAAAAGTATTACAGGAGCAGCACTTCCTTTTTCGTTTCGCTTTTGGACGATATACGGTTTCTGACGGCGGGTGTGGGATTTATCCTTTCTATGAAAGAATTGGGTCTGCCTATGTGTCGGCCGCAAATTGCTCCTATGCAGGCTAAAAAATGTGATCTGGAAAATGTGTACAACCCGGCTCTGGCGAGAAAATCCATCGAGCAAAGAATCGTTTCCAATTCCTTTGCGTTTGATGAAAAGGGACGCTTTTATTTGGTGACGGGGCCCAATCACGGCGGCAAATCTATTTTTGCCTATTCAATCGGCATGGCACAGGCACTGTTTCAGCTGGGGCTGTTTGTTCCGTCAGAAAGTGCGCTCATGAGTCCTGTCTCAGGGATATACACGCACTTTCCATCCTCCGACGAGAACAATTATGGGAAGGGAAGGCTGGAGAGCGAGTGCTCCCGATTGGGAGCTATTATGGAAGAATTGACGGACACAGATATGCTGCTCATGGATGAAACCTTTTCCAGCACCAGCGGCTTGGAGGCCGGATACATCGCCTCCGAGGTGCTTACCGGAATCGGAGCCATCGGCTGCGGCGGTATGTTTGTTACACATATTCATGATTTGACTCAGCAAATTGATATTTATAACGGTCATCCTCAAAATAAAGGAAAGATAGATAATCTCGTTAAAGGAAAGATAGATAATCTCGTGGCACAGATGGACAGCGAAAGGGATGGAAGCAGAAGCTATAAAATTTCCCGAACTACACCGGATGGTCTGAGCTATGCCAAGGATATTGCCGGCCGCTATGGGCTTCATCTGGAAAATATTATAAAAAATTTAGAATAA
- a CDS encoding LacI family DNA-binding transcriptional regulator, with the protein MPVTIKQIAELANVSRGTVDKVLNDRPGVKNETRKKVLEIAEGLNYQPNFIGKALVQSKDPIKIGIILTPEYNPFIQEMLLGVKNAQEEYKAFGIEVNIKMPISLEPAEQISILTELENDRVSGIAVFPIDDDRVRTKINQLIDSGIAVITFNSKLQGTNDMCFIGQDHKKGGRTVAGLMSKLLPEGGEVGIIISSYNLSCHKDRLQGFMDKINLNSFPIHILDIRENQDRKDEAFKITLEYFKKVPDLKGIYITGGGVSGVGNALRILEKTDQVALICHDLVPETLKLLEDGTVDFALGQSPEFQGYQLVKLLFDYLIKKVRPSATYIEVPITISTQDSL; encoded by the coding sequence ATGCCTGTTACTATAAAGCAAATAGCAGAGTTGGCAAATGTATCCAGAGGTACTGTTGATAAGGTTCTTAATGATAGACCGGGAGTAAAAAATGAAACCAGAAAGAAGGTTCTGGAAATAGCAGAAGGATTAAATTACCAGCCTAACTTTATCGGCAAAGCACTTGTGCAAAGTAAAGATCCTATAAAGATAGGAATTATCCTTACACCAGAATACAATCCCTTCATTCAGGAAATGCTGCTGGGCGTAAAAAATGCTCAGGAAGAATATAAAGCTTTTGGAATCGAAGTGAATATAAAAATGCCCATTTCCCTGGAACCCGCCGAGCAGATAAGTATACTGACCGAATTAGAAAATGATCGTGTTTCAGGTATTGCCGTATTTCCAATAGACGATGACAGGGTTCGCACGAAAATCAATCAGTTGATTGACAGCGGTATCGCAGTAATAACCTTTAATTCAAAGCTTCAGGGAACTAACGATATGTGCTTTATCGGACAGGACCACAAAAAGGGGGGACGTACGGTTGCCGGTCTTATGAGCAAGTTATTGCCCGAGGGTGGTGAAGTCGGCATTATTATCAGTTCTTATAATCTTTCTTGCCACAAAGACCGCCTGCAAGGGTTTATGGACAAAATAAATCTCAATTCGTTTCCGATTCACATATTAGATATTCGGGAAAACCAAGATCGTAAGGATGAGGCATTCAAAATTACACTCGAATACTTTAAAAAAGTGCCCGATCTTAAAGGTATATATATTACAGGCGGTGGTGTGTCCGGAGTCGGAAATGCTCTTCGTATTTTGGAAAAAACAGATCAAGTAGCGCTAATATGCCATGACCTTGTGCCGGAAACCTTAAAATTGCTGGAAGATGGTACCGTAGATTTTGCATTGGGGCAGAGTCCGGAATTTCAAGGGTACCAGCTGGTTAAACTCCTCTTCGACTATTTAATCAAAAAAGTACGGCCATCTGCTACATATATAGAGGTTCCTATCACTATTTCAACGCAGGATTCTTTGTAA
- a CDS encoding sugar phosphate isomerase/epimerase, giving the protein MKIGTGYAYWGNDWNCDYIQVTNKVADIGFDILEIGADHLYHMSDEEIERLKETGRQRNIEFTTNSGPSRENDLASPNKAVREHGIDYFIKVMQNMKKLGSKILVGAIYSFWPSDFAYTDKAAAWKHSIEALKVLSKTAEELDIEIALEVLNRNESYILNECKEAIEYVEKIGSRSITILLDTYHMNIEEDDMYEALRKAGKLLGHVHVGENNRKLPGMNNSIDWKKIGRALKDINYEKAVVMEPFLLTGGEVGRDIRVWRDLSNGADSEQMDKYISDSLKFLKGCFAE; this is encoded by the coding sequence ATGAAAATTGGAACAGGTTATGCATATTGGGGAAATGATTGGAATTGCGATTATATACAGGTCACAAATAAAGTGGCGGATATTGGTTTTGATATTTTAGAAATAGGAGCAGATCATTTATACCATATGTCCGATGAGGAAATCGAACGGCTCAAAGAAACAGGAAGACAAAGAAATATAGAATTTACTACAAACAGCGGACCATCAAGAGAAAATGATTTAGCGTCACCTAATAAAGCAGTCAGAGAGCATGGTATTGATTATTTTATAAAAGTAATGCAAAACATGAAAAAATTAGGCTCTAAAATATTGGTAGGAGCTATATATTCTTTTTGGCCGTCCGATTTCGCTTACACAGATAAAGCGGCAGCATGGAAACACAGTATTGAAGCTTTAAAAGTACTGAGTAAAACGGCAGAGGAATTAGATATTGAAATTGCGTTAGAGGTTCTTAACAGAAATGAAAGCTATATATTGAATGAATGTAAAGAGGCTATTGAATATGTTGAAAAAATTGGGAGCAGAAGTATTACGATTTTGTTAGATACTTACCATATGAATATTGAAGAAGATGATATGTACGAGGCACTCCGTAAAGCAGGAAAATTACTTGGACATGTTCATGTAGGAGAAAATAACAGGAAGCTTCCGGGAATGAATAACAGTATTGACTGGAAGAAAATCGGTAGAGCTTTAAAAGATATTAATTATGAAAAAGCAGTAGTAATGGAACCGTTTCTTTTGACTGGCGGAGAAGTAGGCCGCGATATTCGTGTATGGCGCGACTTGAGCAATGGCGCTGACAGTGAACAAATGGATAAATACATTAGTGATTCCTTGAAGTTTTTAAAAGGCTGTTTTGCGGAATAA
- a CDS encoding sugar kinase, with translation MIEVLIMGEMLVEIMRTEEDVQLYTTDIFKGPYPSGAPAIFIDTVARLGHKTAIIGGVGKDDFGKNILDRLKNDGVDCSYVLESEERATGVAFVTYFNDGSRKFIFHMGNTPAVEAKSPDVGDFKDVKYMHIMGCSLMANKSFAQEILKTMRMLVANGTKISFDPNIRKELFSDDSVYEVVNEVIKNTNVFMPGVEELLSITGEASVESAVRMCFENPKLEILALKNGSKGSVIYTRDQVVEMGVYKIEQKDATGAGDCFDGGFIAGLIEGRDISEAAKMGAAAGALNAAAFGPMEGNISQETVWKMINEN, from the coding sequence ATGATAGAAGTATTGATAATGGGCGAAATGCTCGTAGAAATAATGAGAACAGAAGAAGATGTTCAATTATATACGACAGATATATTTAAAGGACCATATCCAAGCGGCGCTCCTGCAATTTTTATAGATACTGTTGCAAGGCTGGGGCACAAAACGGCCATTATAGGCGGTGTCGGAAAAGATGATTTTGGAAAGAATATCTTAGACCGGTTAAAAAATGACGGAGTGGACTGCAGTTATGTGCTGGAAAGCGAAGAAAGAGCAACAGGAGTGGCGTTTGTGACCTATTTTAATGATGGTTCCAGGAAGTTTATATTCCATATGGGCAATACTCCGGCAGTGGAAGCAAAATCTCCGGATGTAGGCGATTTTAAAGATGTGAAATATATGCATATTATGGGATGCTCCCTTATGGCAAACAAAAGCTTTGCACAGGAAATACTAAAGACTATGAGGATGCTGGTGGCAAACGGAACCAAAATTTCCTTTGATCCAAATATTAGAAAAGAATTGTTTTCTGATGATTCTGTTTATGAAGTGGTAAATGAAGTTATAAAAAATACAAATGTATTTATGCCTGGAGTTGAGGAGCTGTTGTCTATAACTGGTGAGGCCAGTGTGGAATCGGCCGTTAGAATGTGCTTTGAAAATCCAAAGCTGGAGATTTTGGCACTGAAAAATGGCTCTAAGGGAAGTGTTATTTATACAAGAGATCAAGTGGTCGAAATGGGTGTTTATAAAATTGAACAGAAAGATGCCACAGGAGCGGGTGACTGCTTTGACGGAGGATTTATTGCAGGATTGATAGAAGGAAGAGATATATCGGAGGCTGCGAAGATGGGAGCTGCTGCCGGAGCATTAAATGCCGCCGCATTTGGACCTATGGAAGGAAATATTAGTCAGGAAACAGTTTGGAAAATGATTAATGAAAATTAG
- a CDS encoding class II D-tagatose-bisphosphate aldolase, non-catalytic subunit, with the protein MKDSIRYMIERRSAGVPCGIASFCTANELVIEAVLEQAKKNGDVALIEATANQVNQFGGYTGMKPIDFKRFVYQIADKIYFPKENIILGGDHLGPLIWTGENEGVAMEKSKELVRQFVKAGYKKIHLDTSMRLASDSIDEKLSDEVIARRGAELYKVCEEAYQELLKENPSEARPVYIIGSEVPIPGGAQEEEESITVTKPQDVENTLEVYRKEFEKAGIDKAFENVIGIVVQPGVEFGDAEIFHYDRYNAKELCDSVKKYEGIVLEGHSTDYQSPQNLRMMVEDGIAILKVGPALTFALREGLFALSRIEEELITREKRANFIDVLEDVMVSNPENWKKHYHGSEKELQIKRKYSFSDRCRYYFAQPEIIKSMEKLFDNLDSVEIPLSLLQQYMPLQYIKVRDKKLNMKARELAKDNIKMLIEDYNYAVRPGHIIGGIFV; encoded by the coding sequence ATGAAAGACTCAATAAGATATATGATAGAAAGGCGCAGCGCAGGAGTGCCGTGTGGAATTGCTTCTTTTTGTACGGCCAATGAATTAGTGATCGAAGCTGTTTTGGAGCAGGCAAAAAAGAACGGTGATGTGGCATTGATTGAAGCCACTGCTAATCAGGTGAATCAATTTGGAGGATATACAGGAATGAAACCAATTGATTTCAAAAGATTTGTTTATCAAATAGCAGATAAAATATATTTTCCCAAAGAAAATATTATTTTAGGCGGTGATCATCTTGGTCCCCTTATATGGACCGGCGAAAATGAAGGCGTCGCTATGGAAAAATCAAAAGAGCTTGTCAGACAGTTTGTGAAAGCGGGTTATAAAAAAATACATTTGGATACAAGTATGCGTCTTGCCAGTGATTCTATTGATGAGAAGCTATCCGATGAAGTAATCGCCCGCAGAGGCGCTGAACTATATAAGGTATGCGAAGAAGCATATCAGGAGTTGTTGAAAGAAAATCCTTCGGAGGCCAGACCTGTTTATATCATTGGCAGTGAGGTTCCAATACCGGGAGGCGCACAGGAAGAGGAAGAAAGTATCACTGTCACCAAGCCTCAGGACGTGGAAAATACTCTGGAAGTTTATAGGAAAGAGTTTGAAAAAGCCGGGATTGACAAAGCGTTTGAAAATGTGATTGGAATTGTTGTCCAGCCGGGTGTGGAATTCGGAGATGCGGAAATCTTTCACTATGACAGGTACAATGCCAAAGAACTCTGTGATTCTGTTAAAAAATACGAAGGTATCGTATTGGAAGGACATTCTACTGATTATCAGTCTCCTCAGAACCTGCGAATGATGGTAGAAGACGGTATCGCTATATTAAAAGTTGGACCGGCACTTACTTTTGCACTCAGAGAAGGGCTATTTGCTTTAAGCCGTATAGAAGAAGAATTAATAACGAGAGAAAAACGGGCCAATTTTATTGATGTATTGGAAGATGTTATGGTGAGTAATCCGGAAAATTGGAAGAAGCACTATCATGGATCTGAGAAGGAACTGCAAATAAAAAGAAAGTATAGTTTTTCTGATAGATGCCGCTACTATTTTGCTCAGCCTGAAATTATAAAAAGTATGGAAAAGTTATTTGATAACCTTGATAGCGTCGAGATACCTCTTAGTTTATTGCAGCAGTATATGCCGCTGCAATATATAAAGGTTAGAGATAAAAAACTCAATATGAAGGCACGTGAACTGGCAAAGGATAATATAAAGATGTTGATTGAGGATTATAACTATGCAGTGAGACCAGGTCATATTATCGGCGGCATATTTGTATAG
- a CDS encoding sugar ABC transporter ATP-binding protein, translated as MEQYRLEVKNLHKRFPGVYAVKGVSFQIKPGEVHALVGENGAGKSTLMKMITGEYIPDEGEVYHNGKLLKNRSMSDSQKEGIAMIHQELAPLPDMSIAQNIFLGQEKMKGRFLNDKLMNKEAAEILKEYGMLYDPKTKVGKLSVAQIQMLEIIKSVRKNADIIIMDEPTSSLSDEESLKLFQIIEDLKKKNVAIIYISHRLDEILRLSDQITVLRDGEYIKTVSAEGVTKDELVEMMVGRTLDKIYPKEDVKMGDVLFQVKNLTSKGVFENVSFEVRSGEILGISGLMGAGRSEIMNAIFGIDRYDSGEIILEGKSLKIKSPKDAINNKIAMVSEDRKLYGLVLCRSIKENVSLPNLDTQYKAPFINEKKEKDTVKEYEQSLAIKCADINVNVGTLSGGNQQKVVLAKWLLSDPKVLILDEPTRGIDVGAKFEIYKIMVELAKRGIAIIMISSELPEVMGMSDRILVVSNGKVTGCFSKEDVDSGKITQKNLLSSALQEV; from the coding sequence ATGGAGCAATATCGTTTGGAAGTGAAAAATTTACACAAAAGATTTCCAGGAGTATACGCGGTAAAAGGTGTAAGCTTTCAAATAAAGCCCGGCGAAGTACATGCTCTTGTCGGTGAAAATGGAGCCGGGAAATCCACGCTCATGAAAATGATAACTGGAGAATATATTCCGGATGAAGGAGAAGTCTATCATAATGGGAAACTATTGAAAAATAGATCTATGTCAGACTCTCAAAAAGAAGGAATTGCGATGATTCATCAGGAACTCGCTCCGTTGCCGGATATGAGTATAGCACAAAACATTTTTTTGGGACAGGAAAAAATGAAAGGCCGGTTTTTAAATGACAAATTAATGAATAAAGAAGCCGCAGAAATATTAAAAGAATATGGTATGCTTTATGATCCTAAAACGAAGGTCGGCAAATTGAGCGTAGCTCAAATTCAAATGCTGGAGATTATAAAATCTGTCAGGAAGAATGCGGATATCATAATCATGGATGAACCTACATCGTCGTTATCTGATGAAGAATCCCTAAAATTGTTTCAGATTATCGAAGATTTGAAAAAGAAAAATGTTGCTATTATTTATATTTCTCACCGCTTGGATGAGATATTAAGGCTTTCGGATCAAATTACGGTCCTTCGCGATGGAGAATATATCAAAACAGTGTCCGCAGAAGGTGTAACCAAAGATGAATTAGTGGAAATGATGGTCGGCAGGACACTGGATAAGATTTATCCCAAGGAAGATGTAAAAATGGGAGATGTGTTGTTTCAAGTAAAAAATCTTACATCAAAAGGCGTATTTGAAAACGTTAGTTTTGAGGTGCGTTCCGGAGAAATTTTAGGGATATCGGGATTAATGGGTGCGGGACGCAGTGAAATTATGAATGCCATATTCGGTATTGACAGATATGACAGCGGAGAAATCATTTTAGAAGGCAAAAGTTTGAAGATCAAATCTCCTAAGGATGCCATCAATAATAAAATAGCTATGGTCAGTGAAGATAGAAAACTTTATGGATTAGTATTATGCCGTTCCATAAAGGAAAATGTTTCCCTTCCAAATCTGGATACCCAATATAAAGCTCCTTTTATTAATGAAAAAAAAGAAAAGGATACGGTGAAGGAATACGAACAGTCGCTTGCCATAAAATGTGCGGACATCAACGTTAATGTAGGAACACTGAGCGGAGGCAATCAACAAAAGGTAGTTCTGGCGAAGTGGCTGCTATCAGATCCTAAGGTATTAATCTTAGACGAACCCACAAGGGGCATTGATGTAGGAGCCAAATTTGAAATATATAAAATAATGGTAGAATTGGCGAAAAGAGGAATTGCTATTATTATGATCTCTTCGGAATTGCCGGAGGTAATGGGAATGAGTGACCGTATACTGGTAGTTTCTAACGGTAAAGTTACCGGCTGTTTTTCAAAAGAAGACGTTGATTCGGGGAAAATCACACAGAAAAACTTGTTAAGCAGCGCATTACAGGAAGTATAG